A genomic window from Pseudonocardia broussonetiae includes:
- a CDS encoding pyridoxal-dependent decarboxylase, translated as MSDLDPEEFRRLGHAVVDWVAGYRAGIGEHPVRAQVEPGWVRERMPALPEQPQPFDALLAELDRVVVPATTHWQAPGFFGYFPANASLHSVLGDLLSGGLGVQGMLWSTSPAATEVEQVLLDGLADALGLDPAYTWAGGGGGTIADSASSAALVALLAALHRTSGGAWRERGVDGTERVYVTAETHSSLAKAVRVAGLGAAALRIVPPSPGSLAMSAQAFAEMAAEDVAAGLRPVLVCPTIGTTGTGAVDPVREIALAAREHGTPGREIWVHVDAAWAGVAALCPEHRDVIDGVELADSFCTDAHKWLLTAFDASLLWVRDAAALPAALSITPEYLRNSATDSGEVVDYRDWQVPLGRRFRALKLWSVLHGFGLEGVRAHLRGHVALAAELESWIVAEPGFELAVPRSLSLVCLRLSAGDEATRALLERVNATGRVLLTHTVVDGRYVIRVAIGSVATEREHVEELWGLLTSR; from the coding sequence ATGAGTGATCTCGATCCCGAGGAGTTCCGCCGCCTCGGACACGCCGTCGTCGACTGGGTCGCCGGGTACCGCGCCGGCATCGGCGAGCACCCGGTGCGGGCGCAGGTGGAGCCGGGCTGGGTGCGGGAGCGGATGCCGGCGCTGCCCGAGCAGCCCCAGCCGTTCGACGCCCTGCTGGCCGAGCTCGACCGCGTCGTCGTCCCGGCCACCACGCACTGGCAGGCCCCGGGCTTCTTCGGCTACTTCCCCGCCAACGCCTCGCTGCACTCCGTGCTCGGTGACCTCCTGTCGGGCGGGCTGGGCGTGCAGGGCATGTTGTGGTCGACCTCGCCCGCGGCCACCGAGGTGGAGCAGGTCCTGCTCGACGGGCTCGCCGACGCGCTCGGCCTCGACCCGGCCTACACCTGGGCGGGCGGCGGGGGCGGCACGATCGCCGACTCCGCGTCCTCCGCCGCGCTCGTCGCGCTGCTGGCCGCGCTGCACCGGACGTCGGGCGGGGCGTGGCGGGAGCGGGGCGTCGACGGGACCGAGCGCGTCTACGTCACCGCGGAGACGCACTCGTCGCTGGCCAAGGCGGTGCGGGTGGCCGGGCTGGGTGCCGCGGCGCTGCGGATCGTGCCGCCGTCACCCGGGTCACTGGCGATGTCGGCGCAGGCGTTCGCGGAGATGGCGGCCGAGGACGTCGCCGCGGGGCTGCGGCCCGTGCTGGTCTGCCCGACGATCGGCACGACCGGCACCGGCGCCGTCGACCCGGTGCGGGAGATCGCGCTGGCGGCGCGCGAGCACGGCACCCCGGGCCGCGAGATCTGGGTGCACGTCGACGCGGCCTGGGCCGGCGTCGCGGCGCTGTGCCCCGAGCACCGGGACGTGATCGACGGCGTCGAGCTCGCCGACTCCTTCTGCACCGACGCGCACAAGTGGCTGCTCACGGCGTTCGACGCGTCGCTGCTGTGGGTGCGCGACGCGGCGGCCCTGCCCGCGGCGCTGTCGATCACGCCCGAGTACCTGCGCAACAGCGCGACCGACTCTGGCGAGGTCGTCGACTACCGCGACTGGCAGGTGCCGCTGGGCCGCCGGTTCCGGGCGCTCAAGCTGTGGTCGGTGCTGCACGGGTTCGGGCTGGAGGGGGTGCGCGCGCACCTGCGCGGGCACGTGGCTCTGGCCGCGGAGCTGGAGTCGTGGATCGTCGCGGAGCCCGGTTTCGAGCTGGCGGTGCCGCGGTCGCTGTCGCTGGTGTGCCTGCGGCTCTCGGCCGGCGATGAGGCGACCAGGGCCCTGCTGGAGCGCGTGAACGCCACCGGCCGGGTGCTGCTCACCCACACCGTCGTCGACGGCCGCTACGTCATCCGCGTGGCGATCGGGTCG
- a CDS encoding long-chain-fatty-acid--CoA ligase: MDTAVSGPLMSGMTMSDLVARFARTTPDRVALRDGDLTLTWAQTHERVSRMASALTRAGVVPGDRVAVLALNSVPHLEAMAAVLRVGAICVPVNFRLVAAEVAYVLGDSGASVVIADDTFAPLAQAAGASTVVTIGAGYEDLLAAGSPEHAELAVDDRAPAFIMYTSGTTGRPKGAVLSHRNLYLHAFSNLVHAGVSGPGVGMSGAPLFHIAGTSGYYNTLVAGGTTVLTPSGGFDPAGMVDLLERERVTSVFFVPAQWAAIVALPGIAERDLSALQRAIWGAAPASTTLLRTMIATFPQAEVVTAFGQTECSPVTCMLGGEDSIRKIGSIGKPILNVEVRVVDEDMRDVAPGEVGEIVYRGPTVMSGYWNKPEETAEAFRGGWFHSGDLVRADDEGYLYVVDRKKDMIISGGENIYCAEVENTLAAHPKVAEVAIIGVADERYGEAPLAVIAPRDPADPPTAADIEAFSREHLAAYKRPRDVVIVDALPRNPSGKVLKTALRTQYGATAVVSAPAV, from the coding sequence GTGGACACCGCAGTCTCCGGCCCGCTGATGAGCGGGATGACGATGAGCGACCTCGTCGCCCGCTTCGCCCGCACCACGCCCGACCGGGTGGCGCTGCGCGACGGCGACCTGACGCTGACCTGGGCGCAGACCCACGAGCGCGTCTCGCGGATGGCCTCGGCGCTGACGCGCGCGGGGGTCGTCCCGGGCGACCGCGTGGCGGTGCTGGCGCTCAACTCCGTGCCGCACCTCGAGGCGATGGCCGCGGTCCTGCGGGTCGGCGCGATCTGCGTGCCGGTGAACTTCCGGCTGGTCGCGGCCGAGGTCGCCTACGTCCTGGGCGACTCCGGGGCCTCGGTCGTCATCGCCGACGACACCTTCGCGCCGCTCGCGCAGGCGGCGGGCGCGAGCACGGTCGTCACGATCGGCGCCGGGTACGAGGACCTGCTCGCCGCGGGCTCGCCCGAGCACGCTGAGCTCGCCGTCGACGACCGCGCGCCCGCGTTCATCATGTACACCTCCGGCACGACCGGCCGCCCCAAGGGCGCGGTGCTCTCGCACCGCAACCTCTACCTGCACGCGTTCAGCAACCTCGTGCACGCCGGGGTGAGCGGGCCGGGGGTCGGGATGTCGGGGGCGCCGCTGTTCCACATCGCGGGCACGTCGGGCTACTACAACACCCTCGTCGCGGGCGGCACCACCGTGCTGACGCCCTCGGGCGGGTTCGACCCCGCCGGCATGGTCGACCTGCTCGAGCGCGAGCGCGTCACCTCGGTGTTCTTCGTGCCGGCGCAGTGGGCGGCGATCGTCGCGCTGCCCGGGATCGCCGAGCGCGACCTGTCGGCGCTGCAGCGCGCCATCTGGGGCGCCGCGCCGGCGTCGACGACGCTGCTGCGCACCATGATCGCGACGTTCCCGCAGGCCGAGGTCGTCACGGCGTTCGGGCAGACCGAGTGCAGCCCGGTCACGTGCATGCTCGGCGGCGAGGACTCCATCCGCAAGATCGGCTCGATCGGGAAGCCGATCCTCAACGTCGAGGTCCGGGTCGTCGACGAGGACATGCGCGACGTGGCACCGGGCGAGGTCGGCGAGATCGTCTACCGCGGCCCGACCGTCATGAGTGGCTACTGGAACAAGCCCGAGGAGACGGCCGAGGCGTTCCGCGGCGGCTGGTTCCACTCGGGCGACCTGGTCCGCGCCGACGACGAGGGCTACCTCTACGTCGTCGACCGCAAGAAGGACATGATCATCTCCGGCGGGGAGAACATCTACTGCGCCGAGGTCGAGAACACCCTGGCCGCGCACCCCAAGGTGGCCGAGGTGGCGATCATCGGCGTGGCCGACGAGCGCTACGGCGAGGCGCCGCTCGCGGTGATCGCCCCGCGCGACCCGGCCGACCCGCCCACCGCCGCCGACATCGAGGCGTTCTCCCGCGAGCACCTCGCCGCCTACAAGCGCCCGCGCGACGTCGTGATCGTCGACGCGCTGCCGCGCAACCCCAGCGGCAAGGTCCTCAAGACCGCATTGCGCACGCAGTACGGGGCGACGGCGGTGGTGTCCGCGCCCGCCGTCTGA
- a CDS encoding MFS transporter: protein MTTGLDRRLRLLQAAALTSTCDRFAIAPLLVVISLDLGASLAAVATVASVYFLAYGLMQPVWGLVSDRIGRVRVMRIALVGAALGGVGSVLAPDLLTLGITRAVAGGSFAALIPSTLVYVGDAWPVAVRQRPLSDVLAASSLGVAAATAGAGLLADLVGWRAVPAATAAAAVVLWFALARLPEPDRELTAGNPWQSLRGVVRTPWALAVLALAFAEGVVVLGVLTFLAPAAQSLGTSATVAGLVAAGYGVGALAWSRLVRRLVGRVPPAGLAAIGGTFLVAAWIVPWVAVNLVTITVAGVLVGGAWAFLHSTLQTWVTEVVPAERASAVALFAASLFLGSAAGTALFAPLAEAGSYPLVFGLAVAAAVPVAVLSTVGRRAYART from the coding sequence GTGACCACGGGCCTCGACCGACGGCTGCGCCTGCTCCAGGCCGCCGCCCTCACCAGCACCTGCGACCGGTTCGCGATCGCCCCGCTGCTCGTCGTCATCTCGCTGGACCTGGGGGCGTCGCTGGCCGCCGTCGCCACGGTCGCCAGCGTCTACTTCCTCGCCTACGGCCTCATGCAGCCGGTGTGGGGGCTGGTCAGCGACCGGATCGGGCGGGTGCGGGTCATGCGGATCGCGCTGGTCGGGGCGGCGCTGGGCGGCGTCGGCTCGGTCCTGGCCCCGGACCTGCTGACGCTGGGCATCACGCGTGCGGTGGCCGGGGGCAGCTTCGCCGCGCTCATCCCGTCGACGCTGGTCTACGTCGGCGACGCCTGGCCGGTGGCGGTGCGCCAGCGCCCGCTGTCGGACGTGCTGGCCGCGTCCTCGCTCGGCGTGGCCGCGGCGACCGCCGGCGCGGGCCTGCTCGCCGACCTCGTCGGCTGGCGCGCCGTGCCCGCGGCGACGGCGGCGGCCGCGGTGGTGCTGTGGTTCGCGCTGGCCCGGCTGCCCGAGCCCGACCGCGAGCTCACGGCCGGCAACCCGTGGCAGTCGCTGCGCGGGGTGGTGCGGACGCCGTGGGCGCTCGCGGTGCTGGCGCTGGCGTTCGCCGAGGGGGTCGTCGTCCTCGGCGTCCTGACCTTCCTCGCGCCCGCCGCGCAGTCCCTGGGCACGAGCGCGACCGTCGCCGGCCTGGTCGCGGCCGGCTACGGGGTGGGGGCACTGGCCTGGTCGCGGCTGGTGCGCCGGCTCGTCGGGCGGGTGCCCCCGGCCGGGCTGGCGGCGATCGGGGGCACGTTCCTCGTCGCCGCCTGGATCGTGCCGTGGGTGGCGGTGAACCTGGTGACGATCACGGTCGCGGGCGTGCTGGTCGGCGGCGCGTGGGCCTTCCTGCACTCGACGCTGCAGACCTGGGTCACCGAGGTCGTCCCCGCCGAGCGGGCGTCGGCGGTGGCGCTGTTCGCGGCCTCGCTGTTCCTGGGCAGCGCGGCGGGCACGGCGCTGTTCGCCCCGCTGGCCGAGGCGGGCTCGTACCCGCTGGTCTTCGGGCTGGCGGTGGCGGCCGCGGTGCCGGTGGCGGTCCTGTCGACGGTGGGGCGGCGGGCGTACGCGCGGACGTGA
- a CDS encoding GNAT family N-acetyltransferase, translating into MDVAREELPAGPVMLRRWALDEVDELYRTAADSLTHLAPWMAWAAHGYSDADARHHIEQVHADWAERRGYGYAIRLADGTLVGACGMTDRIGPGGMEIGYWLHPAHTGNGYVTAAAAALTAEAFRIGADRVEIVHDVANARSGAVPRRLGFTEVARRPPQEERTSAEAGEDVVWRRTAP; encoded by the coding sequence GTGGACGTCGCGCGCGAGGAGCTGCCCGCCGGACCGGTGATGCTGCGCCGGTGGGCCCTCGACGAGGTCGACGAGCTGTACCGGACCGCCGCCGACTCGCTGACGCACCTGGCGCCGTGGATGGCGTGGGCCGCGCACGGCTACTCCGACGCCGACGCCCGCCACCACATCGAGCAGGTGCACGCGGACTGGGCGGAGCGCCGGGGCTACGGCTACGCGATCCGGCTGGCCGACGGCACCCTGGTCGGCGCGTGCGGAATGACCGACCGGATCGGTCCGGGCGGTATGGAGATCGGTTACTGGTTGCACCCCGCGCACACGGGGAACGGATACGTGACCGCCGCGGCGGCCGCGCTCACCGCCGAGGCGTTCCGGATCGGCGCGGACCGGGTCGAGATCGTGCACGACGTGGCGAATGCGCGCAGTGGCGCGGTTCCGCGGCGGCTCGGATTCACCGAGGTGGCCCGCCGCCCGCCCCAGGAGGAACGCACCTCCGCCGAGGCGGGCGAGGACGTGGTGTGGCGCCGAACGGCCCCCTGA
- a CDS encoding histone-like nucleoid-structuring protein Lsr2, translated as MAKHTTVTLVDDIDGSEADESVEFAIDGKSYEIDLSTANSSRLRDALAPFVSAARRAGGRRSSGGSATSAPSRPSTDREQNQAIREWAVAQGMKISERGRIPSNVLEAYHQNH; from the coding sequence GTGGCGAAGCACACCACCGTTACCCTGGTCGACGACATCGACGGTTCCGAGGCCGACGAGTCGGTCGAGTTCGCGATCGACGGGAAGTCCTACGAGATCGACCTCTCCACCGCCAATAGCTCCCGTTTGCGTGACGCGCTCGCCCCGTTCGTGTCCGCCGCCCGCCGGGCCGGCGGCCGTCGCAGTTCCGGGGGATCCGCCACGTCGGCGCCCTCGCGGCCGAGCACCGACCGCGAGCAGAACCAGGCGATTCGCGAATGGGCCGTCGCGCAGGGCATGAAGATCTCCGAGCGCGGGCGCATCCCGTCCAACGTGCTCGAGGCCTACCACCAGAACCACTGA
- a CDS encoding MarR family winged helix-turn-helix transcriptional regulator, with the protein MNADRDELVRLLQAYAGEAERLSQVFAERHALHATDLAALLAVMQADRAGDPLTPGRLGRHLGLSSGATTAVVDRLERADHVRRARDDRDRRRITLHYGAAADQVASAFFGPLGARMEEVLAGYDAAELAAARRFLGDATEMVRDYRQAVTGDPV; encoded by the coding sequence GTGAACGCCGATCGGGACGAGTTGGTGCGCCTGCTGCAGGCGTACGCGGGGGAGGCCGAACGGCTCTCGCAGGTCTTCGCGGAGCGGCACGCCCTGCACGCCACCGACCTCGCGGCGCTGCTCGCCGTCATGCAGGCCGACCGCGCGGGCGACCCCCTGACGCCGGGCCGGCTCGGGCGGCACCTGGGCCTGTCCTCGGGCGCGACCACGGCCGTCGTCGACCGGCTGGAGCGGGCCGACCACGTCCGCCGCGCCCGTGACGACCGCGACCGCCGCCGCATCACGCTGCACTACGGCGCCGCGGCCGACCAGGTCGCGTCGGCGTTCTTCGGGCCGCTGGGGGCCCGGATGGAGGAGGTGCTCGCCGGGTACGACGCCGCGGAGCTCGCCGCGGCCCGCCGGTTCCTCGGCGACGCCACGGAGATGGTGCGGGACTACCGGCAGGCGGTCACCGGCGACCCGGTCTGA
- a CDS encoding acyl-CoA dehydrogenase family protein, translating to MAWDFSTEPEFEAQLEWMRGFVRDEIIPLEVLDLDRPAYDRITAPLKERVKERGLWAAHLPPELGGGGFGQVRLGLMHEILGQCRYAPGIFGNQAPDSGNAELLAIGGSPEQKERWMFPLLRGELRSCFSMTEPGAGADPTLLSTRAVLDGDDYVIDGHKWFSSNASQADFLIVMCVTDPDVSPYQGSSMIIVPTDTPGVTIVRDIPVMDHPTHSPALYGGHAEVLYEGVRVPKENLVGNPGDGFRLAQQRLGPGRIHHAMRWLGQSRRAFDMLCERAVSRHTHGSVLADKQMVQDWVATSAAEMQAARLMTLHAAWTMDQVGASNARLEIGMIKYWGAKVLHDVIDRAIQVHGSLGFSGDLPLEEMYRAARAARIYDGPDEVHKATVAKRILRGYTPTDVPTEHVPTRAKAARERFAEHLDAVTANL from the coding sequence ATGGCATGGGACTTCTCCACCGAACCGGAGTTCGAGGCGCAGCTGGAGTGGATGCGGGGGTTCGTCCGCGACGAGATCATCCCGCTGGAGGTGCTCGACCTCGACCGGCCCGCGTACGACCGCATCACCGCCCCCCTCAAGGAGCGGGTGAAGGAGCGCGGGCTGTGGGCCGCCCACCTGCCGCCGGAGCTGGGCGGCGGCGGGTTCGGGCAGGTCCGGCTGGGCCTGATGCACGAGATCCTGGGGCAGTGCCGCTACGCGCCGGGGATCTTCGGCAACCAGGCGCCCGACTCCGGCAACGCCGAGCTGCTCGCGATCGGCGGCTCGCCCGAGCAGAAGGAGCGGTGGATGTTCCCGCTGCTGCGCGGCGAGCTGCGCAGCTGCTTCTCGATGACGGAGCCGGGCGCGGGCGCCGACCCGACGCTGCTGTCCACGCGGGCGGTCCTCGACGGCGACGACTACGTCATCGACGGCCACAAGTGGTTCAGCTCCAACGCCTCGCAGGCCGACTTCCTCATCGTCATGTGCGTGACGGACCCGGACGTCTCGCCGTACCAGGGCTCGTCGATGATCATCGTGCCGACCGACACCCCCGGGGTGACGATCGTCCGCGACATCCCGGTCATGGACCACCCCACGCACTCCCCCGCGCTCTACGGCGGGCACGCCGAGGTGCTCTACGAGGGCGTGCGCGTGCCGAAGGAGAACCTCGTCGGCAACCCCGGCGACGGCTTCCGCCTCGCCCAGCAGCGCCTGGGCCCGGGCCGCATCCACCACGCGATGCGCTGGCTCGGGCAGTCCCGCCGGGCGTTCGACATGCTGTGCGAGCGCGCCGTCAGCCGCCACACCCACGGCTCGGTGCTGGCCGACAAGCAGATGGTGCAGGACTGGGTCGCCACCAGCGCCGCGGAGATGCAGGCCGCGCGGCTGATGACGCTGCACGCGGCGTGGACGATGGACCAGGTCGGGGCGTCGAACGCCCGCCTGGAGATCGGAATGATCAAGTACTGGGGCGCGAAGGTGCTCCACGACGTGATCGACCGCGCCATCCAGGTCCACGGCTCACTCGGCTTCTCCGGCGACCTCCCGCTCGAGGAGATGTACCGCGCCGCGCGCGCCGCCCGCATCTACGACGGCCCCGACGAGGTGCACAAGGCGACGGTCGCCAAGCGCATCCTGCGCGGCTACACCCCGACCGACGTGCCGACCGAGCACGTGCCGACGCGCGCGAAGGCCGCGCGGGAGCGGTTCGCGGAGCACCTGGACGCGGTGACGGCGAACCTCTGA
- a CDS encoding maleylpyruvate isomerase family mycothiol-dependent enzyme — protein sequence MVEQVLGSGEITAAVGRERREFADWLEELGDADWDARSLCTAWTVREVVAHLTWTTRASIPVLVRAAVRARGSFDRMEVDLARDRAARFTPAELVGQLRESAESSRRFPGSTPMDPLMDLVIHGQDVARPLRRPREVRTEVALPSLVYVAANRFMGGPKRVAGLELVASDAEWSSGEGPAVRGTVADLLLAVSGRPAALPHLSGPGVDVLAGRLATA from the coding sequence ATGGTCGAGCAGGTGCTGGGGAGCGGGGAGATCACGGCGGCGGTGGGGCGGGAGCGGCGCGAGTTCGCCGACTGGCTCGAGGAGCTGGGCGACGCCGACTGGGACGCGCGGTCGCTGTGCACGGCGTGGACGGTGCGCGAGGTCGTCGCGCACCTGACCTGGACGACGCGGGCGAGCATCCCGGTCCTGGTGCGCGCCGCGGTCCGGGCGCGGGGCAGCTTCGACCGCATGGAGGTGGACCTCGCGCGCGACCGCGCGGCCCGGTTCACCCCCGCCGAGCTGGTCGGGCAGCTGCGCGAGAGCGCCGAGTCCTCGCGCCGGTTCCCCGGCAGCACGCCGATGGACCCGCTGATGGACCTGGTGATCCACGGCCAGGACGTCGCCCGGCCGCTGCGCCGCCCCCGCGAGGTGCGGACGGAGGTGGCGCTGCCCTCGCTCGTCTACGTCGCCGCGAACCGCTTCATGGGCGGGCCGAAGCGGGTGGCGGGCCTGGAGCTGGTCGCGTCGGACGCGGAGTGGTCGAGCGGAGAGGGCCCGGCGGTGCGCGGGACCGTCGCCGACCTGCTGCTGGCAGTGAGCGGGCGGCCCGCCGCCCTGCCGCACCTGTCCGGGCCCGGCGTGGACGTGCTCGCCGGGAGGCTCGCGACCGCCTGA
- a CDS encoding acyl--CoA ligase family protein: MTPVSFLDRAAAAHGDRTAVVDGDRRWTYTELHERCRRLAGGLAAIADGRPVAVLAPNTHVLLEANFGVPWAGVPLVAVNTRLSAGEVAYILEHSRASVLVHDPSFDDLVDDALGRVDAPPRRIRAGEEYEALLAGATPSAVAVDDERGLLSINYTSGTTGRPKGVMYHHRGAYLQALAMVGHTGLTPSAVHLWTLPMFHCNGWCFPWAVTAAGGTHVCLPKVDPPEVWRLIREEGVTHLNGAPTVLSMLAYAQEAAPLDGPPVKIATGGAPPSPAILRRMSELGFDVTHLYGLTETFGPVMICDWRPEWNALDAAEQARRKARQGVGNMISCAVRVVTEDGTDVPSDGETVGEIALRGNNVMLGYLAADGGIDAEATAEAVPDGWFRTGDLGVLHPDGYVELRDRSKDVIISGGENIASVEVEQAIADHPAVLEAAVIAVPDERWGEVAAAYVTLKEGASATEAEIIEHVRERLARFKAPKSVTFGELPKTSTGKIQKFVLRDAAWGDAPRIS, translated from the coding sequence ATGACCCCGGTGTCCTTCCTCGACCGCGCCGCCGCGGCCCACGGCGACCGCACCGCCGTCGTCGACGGTGACCGGCGCTGGACCTACACTGAGCTGCACGAGCGCTGCCGGCGCCTCGCGGGCGGGCTGGCGGCGATCGCCGACGGGCGGCCGGTCGCGGTCCTCGCGCCCAACACCCACGTGCTGCTCGAGGCCAACTTCGGCGTGCCGTGGGCCGGCGTCCCGCTCGTCGCGGTGAACACGCGGCTCTCGGCGGGCGAGGTCGCCTACATCCTGGAGCACTCGCGGGCGTCGGTGCTGGTGCACGACCCGTCGTTCGACGACCTCGTCGACGACGCCCTCGGCCGCGTCGACGCGCCGCCGCGGCGGATCCGCGCGGGCGAGGAGTACGAGGCGCTGCTGGCCGGCGCCACCCCGTCGGCGGTGGCCGTCGACGACGAGCGCGGCCTGCTCTCGATCAACTACACCTCCGGCACGACCGGCCGCCCCAAGGGCGTGATGTACCACCACCGGGGCGCCTACCTGCAGGCCCTGGCCATGGTCGGGCACACCGGGCTGACGCCGAGCGCCGTGCACCTGTGGACCCTGCCCATGTTCCACTGCAACGGCTGGTGCTTCCCCTGGGCCGTCACCGCGGCCGGCGGCACGCACGTCTGCCTGCCCAAGGTCGACCCGCCGGAGGTGTGGCGCCTGATCCGGGAGGAGGGCGTGACGCACCTCAACGGCGCCCCGACGGTGCTCTCGATGCTGGCCTACGCGCAGGAGGCCGCGCCGCTCGACGGTCCGCCGGTGAAGATCGCCACGGGCGGCGCGCCGCCGAGCCCCGCGATCCTGCGCCGGATGAGCGAGCTCGGGTTCGACGTCACGCACCTCTACGGGCTCACCGAGACGTTCGGGCCCGTGATGATCTGCGACTGGCGCCCCGAGTGGAACGCCCTCGACGCGGCCGAGCAGGCGCGGCGCAAGGCGCGCCAGGGCGTCGGCAACATGATCTCCTGCGCGGTCCGCGTCGTCACCGAGGACGGCACCGACGTCCCGAGCGACGGCGAGACGGTCGGGGAGATCGCGCTGCGCGGCAACAACGTCATGCTCGGCTACCTCGCCGCCGACGGCGGGATCGACGCCGAGGCGACGGCGGAGGCGGTGCCCGACGGCTGGTTCCGCACCGGTGACCTGGGCGTCCTGCACCCCGACGGCTACGTGGAGCTGCGCGACCGCAGCAAGGACGTGATCATCTCGGGTGGGGAGAACATCGCGTCGGTCGAGGTGGAGCAGGCGATCGCCGACCACCCGGCCGTGCTGGAGGCGGCCGTCATCGCCGTGCCCGACGAGCGGTGGGGCGAGGTCGCCGCGGCCTACGTCACGCTGAAGGAGGGGGCGAGCGCGACCGAGGCGGAGATCATCGAGCACGTGCGGGAGCGGCTCGCGCGGTTCAAGGCGCCGAAGTCGGTGACGTTCGGCGAGCTGCCCAAGACGTCGACGGGCAAGATCCAGAAGTTCGTGCTGCGGGACGCGGCGTGGGGGGACGCGCCGAGGATCAGCTGA
- a CDS encoding trans-sulfuration enzyme family protein, whose translation MSDGPRHLATRAVHAGNAVDPGTGAIRRPLVTANSYALPDDPSELSWSGTGTPLYTRNGGANQGWLEEKLAALDGGESALALATGVAALHAVFFTLLRTGDHVVCSDVTYAATHQLLTALLPDKYGIETTLVDSADPDAVRAAMRPTTRLVHVETPANPTTKITDVAAVAEVAHAGGALLSVDATFATPVLQRPLELGADLVVHSLTKYVNGHGDAMGGAVIGSAELVERIRLEAGVNAGATISPFNAWLIMRGAVTLPMRMRAHCAGAQVVAEFLAQDPRVAYVAYPGLPDHPQHALAARTLDGGFGGMLAFAVRGDPATQNRFVAALELITSAVSLGHDESLVVHVGTDGPRAAHWPAEFRRWGHLRLSVGLEDPRDLVADIEQALARTLS comes from the coding sequence GTGAGCGACGGGCCCCGGCACCTGGCCACCCGCGCGGTCCACGCCGGCAACGCCGTCGACCCGGGCACCGGCGCGATCCGCCGCCCGCTCGTCACCGCCAACTCCTACGCCCTGCCCGACGACCCGTCGGAGCTGTCGTGGTCGGGCACCGGCACCCCGCTCTACACCCGTAACGGCGGCGCCAACCAGGGCTGGCTGGAGGAGAAGCTCGCTGCCCTCGACGGCGGGGAGTCGGCGCTCGCGCTGGCCACGGGCGTCGCGGCGCTGCACGCGGTGTTCTTCACGCTGCTGCGCACCGGCGACCACGTCGTCTGCTCCGACGTGACCTACGCCGCCACGCACCAGCTGCTCACGGCGCTGCTGCCCGACAAGTACGGCATCGAGACCACGCTCGTCGACTCCGCGGACCCCGACGCCGTGCGCGCGGCGATGCGCCCGACGACCCGGCTGGTGCACGTCGAGACCCCGGCCAACCCGACCACGAAGATCACCGACGTGGCCGCGGTCGCCGAGGTCGCGCACGCGGGCGGCGCGCTGCTCTCGGTCGACGCCACCTTCGCGACGCCCGTTCTGCAGCGCCCGCTGGAGCTCGGCGCCGACCTCGTCGTCCACTCCCTGACCAAGTACGTCAACGGCCACGGCGACGCCATGGGCGGCGCGGTGATCGGCTCGGCCGAGCTCGTCGAGCGGATCCGGCTGGAGGCGGGCGTCAACGCCGGCGCCACGATCAGCCCGTTCAACGCCTGGCTGATCATGCGCGGGGCGGTGACGCTGCCGATGCGGATGCGGGCGCACTGCGCGGGCGCGCAGGTCGTCGCGGAGTTCCTGGCACAGGACCCCCGCGTCGCCTACGTCGCCTACCCGGGCCTGCCCGACCACCCGCAGCACGCGCTCGCCGCCCGCACGCTCGACGGCGGGTTCGGCGGGATGCTCGCCTTCGCCGTGCGCGGCGACCCGGCCACGCAGAACCGGTTCGTCGCCGCGCTGGAGCTGATCACGTCGGCGGTGTCGCTCGGGCACGACGAGTCGCTGGTCGTGCACGTCGGCACCGACGGCCCGCGGGCCGCGCACTGGCCCGCGGAGTTCCGCCGGTGGGGGCACCTGCGCCTGTCGGTCGGGCTGGAGGACCCGCGCGACCTGGTGGCCGACATCGAGCAGGCGCTTGCGCGCACCCTCAGCTGA